The genome window tgtAAACTTAGAGagtaaaattttaagttaaaCTCACAATTATGTTTCAACACATTTATGTACAATCTCACTCAAATTTGACTTGGAGGGACTTGAAACaccaaaaatccaaacccatatatgaaattgaaacaagtAGAGGAAAACCCAAATGTGAAGGAGAAAAGCCGAGCTGGCTACCTGAGAGGTGacagagagtgagagatggaGGTGGAAAGGGTGAGGTCGTCGTCGCCAATGTGGGTGCGAGTGAAAGAgtgaagagaggagagaagggcTGAGAGAGTGAGGCTGAGAAATTGTGAAAGAGGATTTGGGAGAGCTCAGAACGActaaacaaaagtgaaaaatgggcagaaggaagaagaggaagaggaagagactAGAGAGATGAGAGTATTTCAAAGAGCAATGacttagaagaaaaaaaactaagtgAAGGATGGGCAATAAGCTATCAATAGAGAGTTTTTATACATGGCATTTGTGATTGAGTTTCAAAATAAGGATATTAGTGAATAAATTAAGTGAGCCAGGGATAAAGCCGCCAATTTCCCAAGACTTTAAGCATATAGCAGTGAATGATGGCATCTACAAGGTAAGTTTCTTTAGTCATTGTGCCACAtgaggaaaaaaggaaaagatacAATCCTCAGCATTCAGGACCCAAGTAGTGTCGGTTTATGTTTTTCAGTGATGCATGTAGGATAAACATTAGGGGTTCTTCGATCTAAGTCCAAAATCTCTAGCTGTCATTGGATTTAGTCCACACCTTTTTTGCTGTAGATTTGGGTCCATTgacttttattaattttttcttgtgtcaattttaccctttgaggtaaataagaaaagaacattaattgaaaatccaaattaatgtATCAATTCTTTCCTTCtaaatgaatttcatattttaaattttgaatcctTCTATTGCAGCCATGACACACCAACAAAAAAACGTTTCgtgaaataaaaaactttAACAATTAACTATTGCAatatttacctaatatatagataaaataaaatttaggtCATGAAAGTAATGACCCACATATTTTATCTTACAATGAAAATTATGACCCATGGGCAAGCACCAACATAAAACTGTACTATCCATAAGGTTGATTTGTGAGGGAAGCataagaacaaataaaaaaagttcatataaAACAATGAAAGTAGGAGTATTATTGATGGTGTCTTCCCAACAAATATTTACCTGATTACTAGGTaaatatgaaataatataCCTAATTAATAGGTAAATATAAGATAATGTACCTAATTACTAGGTAAATATTAGATAATATATCTAAATATTAGGTAAATATAAGAATGTATCTCATTACTAGGTAAATATAAGATAATATACCTAATTATTAGATAAATATAAGATAATGTACCTACTTACTAGGTAAATATTAGATAATATACCCAAATACTAGGTAAATAAAGACAGATCACAAACAACCAACATACATGGAATTGTAGGATCTGGTGTAAGCCTTTTCAGACATCTCACTCAACCTTATCGCTTTTTGCCGATAGAATAGAAGCCCCGACCTATAAGCCATTCAACCCAAAAGAATTACAACCACAAAGACCcaatatgaatatgaaaacGCACGCAAGAAactatgcaaaaataattttttttgttttcatttacCTTGTTACAACGATTTGTAAGCAAATCACAGCTTTGCATACCTCACCTTGCAAATTATAAGCAACCTGATAAATACCCAGTTagaaaatcaatcaaataagGATTTTGGTTTCGAATGAAACTCACGATGCCGATTATAGAAGAGTCGTAGGGTATGTGATAACTAACTTCTTGGAGAAGTTGGAAGGCttaatgggaaaaaaatttggctCCACTGATTTGTTGGTGAAAGTTAAAGAGATTGTGGCTGAGAGAGAGTCCGGATTGGTTTAGGGTAGACAATATCATAATTATTatcataaaaattaatttcttaccttattgaatttttaGGGGCATGATGGGAATAACTAAGtaatttagaaaatgaaaaaataatatgtaaatatcaaaaaatcaaaaaatcaaaaaaagtATGTAATCATACGTGGCACAAAAGTTAAAGGACTATTATCAACAACAACTACTACGAGGATGGCATCCAAATTCTGTTTTCGATTTTGGACTTGTaccgaattttttttataaagattaTTAcacacatttaaataaaagttcaaACCCCTAGAGCCCCTCTCTCCCAATAAGGGACAAAATCCAATCAATAACCAGACAATATTGGCAGGACCAAACTCAAAGCATTGAGGTCCCTCTCTTATTTGAGCAAAGACCGAAAGACAGTCTGACATAAAAACTCATATAATTGGCACTGGATTAATAAAATGTGAAGCAATCTTATCCTTCACCACTTTACGAACACGCGTGTAGCCATCGTCACCTTTGTAAAGGAGATCTACcacttttgttaaattaaGAACTCTCATTAGGACAGCCATTGGCGCTGCAGTTGGTCTGAGAAACTCCTCGTTTATGTCCTTCCACAGATCCACCACTTGCTTGTTCAAAGCATCAAGTGCCTCTTGCTCCGACACCCCATATTGCTTCATGTAGCAATCAATACTACAGACAACATggcctctctctttctcaaactgcatatagaaattcaaaatattaacTCGGTAATATTATAGAAAATCAGATTGTCATTCTTACGACTATTTTCTAACACCGATGTTGTTTCCAACTTAACCACCAATAAAGTCTAGTGTGAATTTTTATCACCAAAGGCCATGATGCTATTAGTTGTGAAACAACTTATTATatatagtattttattttttcaagttttcgACGTGAAACTTTGCATTTTAAACATGCTTATCTAATCTAGCATGACAAGAATAGTTTATACCTTGCTTGTGACAATATCATCCATGAACCTAAAAAGGGTCGTGGAAGCTCTAACAATTTTTGCGTCATTGAACAACCACTCAAATGTCTCCTTTGTTACAATATCTCCCATGCCAAGTAAGGATACAGTTGAAAGCATGGGGTAACCAGTAGAAACTATTGCAGCAGGTAGATACTCCTCCATGGTTGGGGTGTATCCTTCATTGAACCATCTGGCCTCCTCAAAGTAAGCTCGGGCTACAGCTTTCAACTGGAGGGGAACATAACGTTATAGCTAGATaatgtggaagaaaataatttaaatatattataaccaaaagtgtatatatattatatacatacaGATTCCTTTGCATAATAAACTCGGTATGATCTTCCATCCTTTGCAATCTCTTCCTCAATTTCATCGACAACATTCAAAAGGGTACGataaaatatttgcatatagTCTGGTAGTTCATCTATGCAACTCATATCCCACCTGAAAATTTGATAACCTTGTAAGTTGGCTTATTTAGGAGCACTTCTGCAATTACAATAAATCAGctctaaattattaaaaagaaaattatgattTCAAAGTAGTACCTCTCAATTGCTGCAGTAAAGATCTCAAGTTCTTCAAACGTGGCATATGCGTCGTAGATATCATCCATCACTGATACCAGGGCAATCACTTTTGTAAGAAATTTTCTTGCTTCGACGAATTGGGGTTCAAAGTATACTCCGACTACCCAAAAGTACAACTCCACGATCCTGTCTCGTGCGAAAGGCAGCTTCTTTTCAAAGTCTACTTCTTTCCACCACACCTAATGAGCAATAACATTAGCTGTATGTGTAACTTGAGTATATATGCTCACATTTACAATTAAAAGAGAGACTTACCTAGTAATCTCACTGAGCTCATTTTTGTGCAAAGACTGAACAAGATTAAAATCAAACTTCGCAAGTTTCAACAAAGGTTCATTGTGTGAAGCTTCATCTTGGTAGATTGACATGTAACGCCTGGCACATACCCTCTCTAGATCTTTTCGCAAAGGTCTCTCCAAGGCTTGAGTGATTTGTTCTGCATGTTCGTAGCTTAAATGAGCTTTTGCAGCAGAGTCAAGGTGAGTGGTGGTGAAAGCAAGAGCTTCATCTAGTATTTCTTCTCCCCGTATGCCTAGATGCCCGGCTTCATAAAGGCTTAGCATCCCCGGAACATCGACAATTAAGCATTCCTTGAAGCTGCCATTTTCGTCTTTGAACTTATTGAACACATCTGCTTGATTGTCATAAAAATGAACAGGCATTAGTTGGCCAAAATCAGTCACATTACAGTCCACTACATTATAATTTGTTGATTAACTTACCACATGAAATCTTATATCCATGTTGTCTTAGTAGCCGGAAACCAAGGGCAACGTTGTATAGATCTCCATCATCACTAAAGTCATGGTCATGAAATGCAGCATGCATACGCTCCAACGCTTCTTCAATTTCACTTTCAAAATGGTATGCCACGCCAAGGCGCTGGATTGCATCAATCAACTTGAGCTGATGTGAAAAGTCACCTGCACTAGTTGTGAATACTTCCCTCCTCACTACTTCTTTCAGCTCCTCAACTTCTTCTTGGTTCCGGGCATTTGTTATCTGCGGCCagcaattaattaaataagaaaaacacttgcgaatatatatatatatatattttttgggagaaaagTAAACATGAATGTATAATGATAATATAATTTGCATGAGATTACAATGTCTTGGGAATCATAGTTCATGAGCCGATCTCCCCAAATGCTTGGTGGGAAATTTGCCGTCCGACGAATAATTTCAGGCTTAGATTGGGCTGCTGCACAAACTTGGATAGACATGTTTTGCTGTTTCTTCTATGGTAGATAAAAATCAGACGGCACTTATTAGTACTGTTTTCTATGCGCTTCGAGCTTTGCTATGAAACTATGAAACACATTGATGGTAGACTCATGTATATATAGGCAAGGGTTGGGATATAAGATTATTGCAAAGCAAGAATAGAATCGTGCATAGCAGAAGATAGTTTCATATAAACCATATAATAATTTCCATGGCTAGGGGCCCTCCCTTTTTTGAGTGCGGGGatatatattatctttttccttGTATTTTTTCTCAcgtaacatatatattttttttagtgcGGGATTTAGCGTTTTTTTGCCTCTTTTAAAGCTAGCATAGTGGTGAATCGATGATGATGGTACTTTCCTCTTCAATACATGAGTTAAATCAATATAATAACAAGCTACATCCGCCATGCATCCACATGTTTTTAACGTGAGAGAGACATGCGTTACCTTATATTGCAGTAATTCTAGCTAGATATGGTTGATGTGATCTTGTACGACTTATGATTCATAAGTAAAGTTTTATTctattgggtttttttttgggaatatTTTAATGAGCCCACTAAAAAGCATACCATATTTGATGTAACTTGTTTGGTGGTAATGGAATTTTGATATTCCTTTCAAAAAAAGGTAACAAGTTAACTCATGTAGcatttgttaaattttaaatttctctcTTCAATTTTAACTTCAAAATTAGATTTTGAGGGAAACTTATTGTGGGTGGATTTTGTTATTTAACGCTGTCAATGGAAGAGGTGGCAGCCccttttaatatatatatatatatatatatatatatattttaatgtttatataaatgacaTTCTTctttaatctaatttaaaCTCGAGGAGGGAGAACACATTTATTGTTatcaagttttttcttttaaatgtttttgaTAGTTACAATCAGGGGCGGACGCACCTTGTGCCACCGTCCgctgtcctttttttttttttcaactacAAGTGAGCaaaattgatatttataaatttatagtgataatatatattgttgatattgatttttttaatttatttatggatTTATGGATATGATAATATAGATTGGTTGAGTTTATAATTGGTTGATAATGTGTGGATTGATTGaatatattgaatattgattaatatgataatttggtatattgaatattgattgatatgataatttggtatattgaatattgatagTGGGTTATTGacattttcatattcatatgataatttggataaaaattaattattgattgaattaattaatgcATAGATTTATGGAATgattctttaaaataaaattatctaCGGATAGTCCTTATCCGTCTAATCCAAGTAGTTCAAATGCAAGGCCAATTGAAGTAGATGAAATATTGTTTAATCTTCAGGCATACCCTGGACTAAGAACTCAAATGACGGATTATAGTCCTAATATTCGAGATGAGATCCGAAGAGCATATCTACAAAAAGAGACCTTGTCAACCTAGAAGTCATAGATTCccacaaattaattaatcagGAATTAATATATTCTTCATTGCTCAATGATTTGATGAGTTTGGTTGGTTGGAATATAGTATAGATAAAGATGCTGAGTTTTGTCTTCATTGTTATCTCTTTAAACCTAATTTTTATCAAGTGGGTGGTGACACATTCACCGGGGTAGGCTTTAATAATTGGAAGAAGGGGAAAGAAATATTTAACCTTCATGTTGGACCGGTTGGTAGTGTTCACAAACCAAGCTAGAGAAGTTGCTTGCAATTTGATGCATCAAATTATACACATTAGAACAGTTGTAATCAAGCAAACAAACCAAGCTCGTACGGCTTATTGCACTTTCTTGAATGCATCACTCAAGTGCACTAGGTATTTATTGCGACAAGgtctttctttttgtggtcATGATGAAAATGTCATTTCAAGTAATAATGAGAATTATTTAGAGCTCTTATAATATCTTACGGATCATGATAAAAAGGTTAAGGCCgttatgttgaaaaatactCCCGGCAATCTAAAGTTAATAGctccttcaattcaaaaagatcTTGTCAGTTCTTGTGCCAAAGAAACCATTGGTCTTATTTTGAGTGATGTAAAAGatagatatttttcaataatggtGGATGAAGCACGTGATGTTCAATAAAGGAGCAAATGGCGATGGTGTTCCGTTATGTGAATGACAAAGGACACATAATTGAAAGGTTTGTAGGCGTTCGACATGTAACCGACACTACTTCAAGTGCATTGAAGGAAGCCATTgatgaattcttttcttccgAGAATTTGACCTTTTCCAAGCTACGATGACAAGGTTATGATGGAGCTAGTACTATGAGACGTGAGTTCAATGGCCttaaaacaaagattttgagagaacaaCCTTGTGCATTTTATGTTTATTGTTTTGCTCATTGACTTCAACTAGCTCTTGTCGCTGTAGCTTGATTGTTTGAATGATAGCTTGATTATTTACATTGAGAGagatgtttttgtttgtattaatAACGAAATTATAATGcaacattttcaaaatataaaaactcgtcgtggacaattgtaacttgtatttttggttttgtcatgaattatgaatggaaGTACTATCTTTCGATTTTTTTagtattattttctttgtataaAAATTTTGGAACTTTTACACTGTGATCCCTTGGCCACATAATCCTGAATCCGCCACTAGCTGCAACaattaatttcattaataaaagaaaaaaaaaatggcccCACAAAAGGCTCTTGCAAATAACGGAAAGATACAAACAATACTCTTAAATTTAATTGGTCCTTTTATTTAGTCTCACATAGGAATATGACTCGTgattagattttaaaaaaatatgggtAGGGATATAAGAATTTGGGTGGCAATAGCATAaccaaattaatttacaaataTTGAATATAATAAATGAATTCAAAGTTGTAAAACTTGTAGAAGGAGAgcacaaaaggaagaagacgaagaagaaaagtGGACTCCTTTTAAGACCATTGCTGTTGCTGACAGAGATCCATacaaaaggaataaaataataacagagatttataataaaataccccaaaataaaacaataacaaCACTGTCGGTAGCCTTCGACTGATCATGTCCATTCCTTTCCATTTCCCTTCCAGTTTTACTTGGTCTCTGTTTTGGTGGGCAGATTTGTGGATCTTTTCTGTGCAGCTGTGTTGGTTTGTGTGCCAGGTTGTAGTGAgttttatgcttttttttgtttttgagttcATTTTGTTGTATGTCGGAGAATGAAATTTCgggttatttaaaaagtaatcTTGTGTTCCATGTTGAGAAGCTGGACGCCATTTCAATTGCCATCAATGAGGAATGAGGGGGGtacttacaaaaaaaatactccGACGCTCAAGTCAGTGCTCGTTTTGGAATATTGGAGTAGAGTCAAAATAATGTCATACATCTATTCCTTTATGCTGGGGGATTAGTTGACCTTTTATAGGTATTGAACACTTTGACTCTAAGTCCCATATCCCTTATTTATCTCCACGTTCttaaagagtcccacattggaaagttgtaAAACCTaacaagggcttataaggagttgggctactccccccattgccaattggttttggggtggaacctcaacttccttcatggtatcagagcgggttatcccacgtgtgaaagcccaacggccacacgtgctccacgtcacccaaaatgtgttgtccacgtgttaggcttgaaaattcgccacacgtgcgggggcgtgtgagaatgtgaaggtaaagagtcccacattgaaaagttGTAAAACCTaacaagggcttataaggagttgggctactccccccattgccaattggttttggggtggaacctcaacttccttcagtTCTATGATAGTGAATATCATGTTATTTGATTCTCTACATTCTCTCAAATTTAAGGTTCATGGGAAGTGGCTGGTTACTTAAGCCTTAATTTTTGCTCCCACAATGTAACTGATTTTGGCTTTCTACGTTAATAAAACTTGCTTctgacaaaacaaaaaactttgttcccaaattatttcattaaaacaataaaggcttattatcacaaaacgtccctaaggtttacgaaactatcagattgcatccttaatgtttttttgtgtcacttatggtcctcaaggttagtatgtgcaatcacaaatggtccctgtcgttaggttctgtcaaaaactctgttagtttgctgacttggcatacatatatatcacaaaacatccctgaggtttacacacttatcacaaatggtccctaagaattttttttatttttttatttaaaattcataaaattttggttttctttttaaaattatttataaatgaaaaaatcatttatagaaggattttaatcttgaggaccatttatgaaccctaaacctttagttttttttcattttaaaattttatgaattttaaattatttttaaaaaacttcattagtttgttgatgtggtatatatatggagccaacatctacaataatatagtgtcacatgtatttaaaatttaatatatattttaaaataattataattcataaaattttaaaaagaaaacaaaattgttatgaattttaaattcaaaaaattaaaaattttcatAAGGACCATTTATGATAGGTCTgtgaacctcaaggatgttttgtgatatacatatatgccacgtcagcaaactaacagagtttttaacggaacctaacggtagggaccatttgtgatcatgcatactaaccttgaggaccacgaatgacaaaaaaaaacattaaggatgcaatctgatagtttcataaaccttagggacattttgtgataataagccaaacaataaaaagactTCAATCTAGCTAGTATCGTATactaatctttttattttttagttttgataATCAATCTCATCTCTTGAACTAAATGGAATGGTCATCCGATGAGATATACCTGcaagttatttacactaataTTTTATGAAGTTTTCAGTGTTTTCATAAACTccattgaaattttgaaaattacacAAATATCCCATGaagttttaaattattttcacctTTTTCAAACGACTGTTGATGACCATCCATGaccaaggaaaaaaacatatatagtTGGTGGCCAGAGCAAGTTGATCTTTTCAAAGATAAGATCTTACCATTAGTTGGCCCATGAAGCCCGATGGGCAGATAACATTGATAGATTGGGAGCGTCTtgataagaaattaatgtggCTTTTGGAATATTTAATAATCCAAATAGACGAAGCCGATCTTCAACCCGATCTTACCAAAATTGACAGATAATATTATATGATCCTGCGCATCCAGAAGTTGACAGGTAGTGAATCATGATTCATGATGAACAGGTTGGACCCTTCATGATAACGACACTGGATGCATGTTTTGTGTTGAATTATCCAACAGTGCTGGAGCCCTACAAGCTCGTGTTACAACTGCTAATGTTGTAATGTTATGAACTTTTTATTCtcaattattttaaatcattccaacaattttttatataaaaaattattattattatttttgccAAAGTTAGGAAGGTGGGAGGAAAGCAACTCGTAGTGGCTTGAATTCTGATCCATTTAAGAGCACATCAAAGTTCCGAGCCAATCCAACTAACACCCCTATTGATAtggtaaattattttgaacTAAAATGCTCTAATTTTAACGTAACAAAAGTTCAAGAGTTCCTTATTGCAAACAATAGAAAATAAgatacaaaataataaaacataatAAGGAACCGGCCTATCCCAACTAACCAGCTTCAAATACCTTTCATAATTAAGTACAAGCAGAGATGGTATCTGTTCAGAGCCGGCCTTGTTATTAGCCCGGAAGGATAATCGCCTAGTGCTCCACATCGAGGATGGCCCCCAAaataattgtatatataaatataaatatatatatgtatatatatatatatatatatatatatatatatataaaggcaaAGACCTCAAAACATCCAAACACCTTTAAAACGCCCCTTGGTTAACCAATTTGCTAAACAACcacaatttaatatattaagGGCATAATAGTAAAAACTTAATCtttcattaaaattaaaaaatagaaaactaatTTGTTGATGCTAAAAAATGGTCCGACAGTGCAGTAAGTCTACATCTAGTATCATTGGGTATTCTAGTCCACCTGTAGGATCGTTAGTGGAGGCGTGCtaaattgtcttaattttgatgttaaatTGCTCCATTATTATAATGGCatttttgtggctagtttgtattggcctttGTGACACTTTTTTGactgaattatgaataaaATCCCATACTTtcttagaagaagaaaaagaaaaaaatggccAAGTATTTTTTCGTTTTATAACTATGTTAAACAATCATCACCGGAGATATTAATGCAATCGGTAGAGGTAATAGTATTTGTGAACATGACGTCTGTCATGCGGAAAACGTGGATACATAGCTGATAAGCTCCTTTTTCAGGATCATATCTAATACTTAAATCGGATCAAACACATGTTAAACATATCTATGCTcaaaaggaggaaaaagaaCACATGTTAAACATACGCTCTGAATTGAGCCAATGGCCTAAATCGTACGTGCCCATTATTCTATGTCTCATATATGTGCCCATTTTTTCTGACAATGAACCAGATATATTCAACAAGTTCAAAGATAAAAATGGTAACTTCAAGGAGAGCTTAACTGCTGATGTTCCTGGGATGCTAAGCTTTTATGAAGCAGCACATCTGAGGAAGCATGGAGAAGACATACTAGAAGAGGCTCTTGTTTTCACCACCACTCACCTTGAGTCGGCAGAAACAACGGAAGCAAGAAATCCACTGGCTTTACAGATAACTCAAGCCTTAGAGAGACCTCTGCGGAAGGGTCTGGAGAGGGTATGTGCCAGGGGTTACATGTCAATCTACCAGGATGATGCTTCACATAGTGAAGCTATATTGAAACTTGCAAAGTTAGATTTCAATATCGTTCAATCTTTACACAAGAAGGAGCTCAGTGAGATTACTAGGTAAGTCTTTGAATCATGTAAACATAAATTAGTTTGCAATTAGTACACCCTATACACTTACAATTGTCAATTAATTACAGGTGGTGGAAAGAACTGGACTTTGAAAAGCAGCTGCCTTTTGCAAGAGATAGGATCGTGGAGCTGTACTTTTGGATAGTTGGAGTCTATTTCGAACCGCATTATATGGCAACAAGAAAAATTCTTACAAAAGTGATTGCCCTGGTATCAGTTTTGGATGATATCTACGATGCATTTGGCACATACGAAGAACTCGTGATCTTTACTGGAGCAATTGAAAGGttaattggaaaaaatatattatctgctttctaattaatttgaaaCTGATTTATTTGTTGCATAACTACTACCTGTGTGTATATGCCTAAGATGAATGTGGTTTATGCAATTTTCAGGTGGGATATCAATTGTATGGATGAACTTCCAGACTATATGCAAGTATTTTACCATACCCTCTTGAATGTTTACGACGAAATTGAGGAGGAGATGGTAAAAGAAGGAAGATCATACCGAGTTTACTATGCAAAAGAAGCTGTACGTAATGCAAATGCACAACTTTATTTGCTGTTAATCTATTTTGAGTTTGTTCCATGGGATTTTTTCAACAGTCACAACTCACTTTActtttcaatgcttttaacaAATGGCATAGGTTAAAGCTCAAGCCCGGAACTACTTTGCTGAGGCCCAATGGTTGCACAAAGACTACATTCCAAGCATGGAAGAGTATATGAGTGTAGCAACAGCTTGTGTTGGTAACACCTTGCTTTCAATTACATCTCTGGTTGGCATGGGAGATATTGTAACGAAGGAAGCTTTTGAGTGGTTGTTGAATGATCCTAGAATTCTTAGAGCTTCAAATATCATTTTTAGGCTCATGGATGACCTTAGTGGATACGAGGTATGTATAATAAGATGTTCTTACCTTGGTACAAATCAGAATTAGGTAAGATAActaaatttgtattttggatttatttttgcagtttgagaaagagagagagcatgTTGCTTCTAGTATTGAATGCTACATGAAGCAATATGGGGTGCCAGAGCAAGAGGTGCTTGATATTTTTAACAAACAGGTTAAAGATTTGTGGAAGGATATCAACGAGGAGTTTCTTAGACCAACTGATGTGCCAATGCCTGTCCTCATGCGTGTTCTGAATCTAACAAGAGTGGTTGATCTCCTTTACAAAGGGGAGGATGGCTACACACATGTTGGGAAAGTGATGAAAGATAGTGTTGCTTCACTTTTTATTGAACCCGTGCCTCTCTGATTTGGCTAATTATGAGATTTCCTTTTAGTCACTTTTAGGTCATTccttataattaattttaaaaataaggtaACTCC of Prunus dulcis chromosome 4, ALMONDv2, whole genome shotgun sequence contains these proteins:
- the LOC117625380 gene encoding (-)-alpha-pinene synthase-like — its product is MLNIRSELSQWPKSYVPIILCLIYVPIFSDNEPDIFNKFKDKNGNFKESLTADVPGMLSFYEAAHLRKHGEDILEEALVFTTTHLESAETTEARNPLALQITQALERPLRKGLERVCARGYMSIYQDDASHSEAILKLAKLDFNIVQSLHKKELSEITRWWKELDFEKQLPFARDRIVELYFWIVGVYFEPHYMATRKILTKVIALVSVLDDIYDAFGTYEELVIFTGAIERWDINCMDELPDYMQVFYHTLLNVYDEIEEEMVKEGRSYRVYYAKEAVKAQARNYFAEAQWLHKDYIPSMEEYMSVATACVGNTLLSITSLVGMGDIVTKEAFEWLLNDPRILRASNIIFRLMDDLSGYEFEKEREHVASSIECYMKQYGVPEQEVLDIFNKQVKDLWKDINEEFLRPTDVPMPVLMRVLNLTRVVDLLYKGEDGYTHVGKVMKDSVASLFIEPVPL